In a single window of the Rhodamnia argentea isolate NSW1041297 chromosome 2, ASM2092103v1, whole genome shotgun sequence genome:
- the LOC115737311 gene encoding uncharacterized protein At1g15400 codes for MAGLQRSEVSFRRQGSSGLVWDDRFIQAELRRKDELDAQEKAALGDDPNNTKPSSTPARASAPPPIETLNRSRSDNGAGGRGYRSGKVSQAIEPPSPKVSACGFCGAFGKQPKNRKTNPGKRRSR; via the coding sequence aTGGCTGGGTTGCAGAGATCTGAAGTCTCGTTCAGAAGGCAAGGCTCTTCAGGGCTGGTGTGGGACGACCGATTCATACAAGCGGAGCTGAGGCGGAAAGATGAGCTTGATGCCCAGGAAAAGGCCGCCCTCGGAGACGATCCCAATAACACCAAGCCTTCGTCGACGCCAGCCAGGGCCAGCGCTCCTCCTCCCATCGAGACCCTGAACCGGAGCCGATCCGACAACGGCGCCGGGGGGCGAGGGTACCGGAGCGGGAAGGTGTCCCAGGCGATCGAGCCGCCGTCGCCGAAGGTGTCTGCATGTGGGTTTTGCGGCGCCTTCGGGAAGCAACCCAAGAATCGCAAAACCAATCCCGGGAAGCGCAGATCGAGATAG
- the LOC115737313 gene encoding pathogen-associated molecular patterns-induced protein A70 codes for MKKISSGTPPPPRSEDERPKEQEQAEENVLSRNKKDNHGLAAGTAKNHDGMTKLERKTTEDINESAEAFIQKFRQQLMIQRLESIENYEQMLARGL; via the coding sequence ATGAAGAAGATCAGCTCAggaactcctcctcctccaagatCAGAAGACGAGAGGCCGAAGGAACAAGAACAGGCGGAAGAGAACGTCCTTTCCAGGAACAAGAAGGATAATCATGGCCTGGCCGCAGGGACGGCAAAGAACCACGATGGTATGACTAAGCTGGAGAGGAAGACGACGGAGGACATAAACGAAAGCGCGGAAGCATTCATCCAGAAGTTCAGGCAACAGTTGATGATCCAAAGGCTCGAGTCCATTGAGAACTATGAGCAAATGCTGGCGAGAGGGCTCTGA
- the LOC115737308 gene encoding peptide deformylase 1A, chloroplastic/mitochondrial yields MPAQRDSIGHAAMQPQSLENLSETHDPADLPTRATMESIHRASLQLRLLPLSLSPTPSRTIVFRTLLDPAIRRRSTGSPPKFNLIFTPRRRYSNPSSTARAGWLLGLAGDKKVNVGLPDIVKAGDPVLHEPAGEVDPADVGSERIQKIIDDMVMAMRKAPGVGLAAPQIGIPLRIIVLEDTKEYISYAPKEETKAQDRRPFDLLVILNPKLKKKSNRTALFFEGCLSVDGYRGLVERDLDVEVTGLGRDGKPIKVDASGWQARILQHECDHLGGTLYVDKMVPRTFRIVENLDLPLADGCPRLGVRDS; encoded by the exons ATGCCGGCCCAGCGAGACTCGATCGGACACGCCGCAATGCAACCGCAAAGCCTGGAGAATTTGTCCGAAACGCATGATCCGGCCGACCTCCCCACTCGAGCAACAATGGAGTCCATCCACAGAGCTTCCCTCCAACTCCGtctgctccctctctctctctccccaactCCCTCAAGAACTATCGTTTTCCGTACACTACTCGATCCCGCAATTCGGCGACGCAGTACGGGCTCGCCTCCCAAGTTCAACCTCATCTTCACGCCTCGGAGACGTTACAGCAACCCTTCTTCGACTGCGAGGGCGGGATGGCTTCTGGGTCTCGCAGGGGACAAGAAGGTAAACGTGGGCCTGCCCGATATCGTGAAAGCCGGCGACCCTGTCCTGCACGAGCCAGCCGGGGAAGTCGACCCGGCGGATGTCGGGTCGGAGAGGATACAGAAGATAATCGACGACATGGTGATGGCGATGAGGAAGGCCCCCGGCGTCGGGCTCGCTGCTCCTCAGATTGGCATTCCTTTGAGG ATTATAGTGCTAGAAGATACGAAGGAGTACATAAGTTATGCACCTAAGGAAGAGACTAAAGCACAAGATAGGCGCCCATTTGATCTCCTG GTAATCTTGAACCCAAAGCTAAAAAAGAAGAGCAATAGGACTGCCCTTTTCTTTGAGGGCTGCCTGAG TGTTGATGGATACAGAGGATTGGTGGAAAGAGATCTTGATGTGGAGGTTACGGGATTGGGTCGCGATGGTAAGCCTATCAAGGTTGATGCTTCGGGTTGGCAAGCTAGGATATTACAGCACGAATGCGATCATTTGGGCGGAACTCTCTATGTGGACAAGATGGTTCCAAGAACATTCAGAATTGTGGAGAACCTGGACTTACCTCTTGCGGATGGGTGCCCCAGACTAGGTGTACGTGATTCGTGA